The genomic window GATCAGTAGGGCCAGGTGCGGCTCCACCAGGGCACCAGGGAACTGACCGGCATCTGGCCTGCCCCGCCCCAGCTGCACCGGCACGACCGCACGCACAATGAACTCCGGCAGGTTGTGGGTCGTGTCCCGCTTCTGCCGCCGCTTCGGGGGCGGCTGCACCTCTGGGGGTTCACAGTACAGGTCCGTCTCGGTCAGCGTCTTCATGATGCAGCGCTCGGCACCCACGAAGGCCTCGGCCTCGTGGAGTGTCATTGCCTTGTTCAGGTTAGTGCCCTGTGGGGGTCATGGGGAGCAACACAATGAccgggagggaggcagggccacTGGGGCCGACTTGGCCCAGACCTCCAGCCGCCTCCCCTACCAACCCCCGGGCAGCGGCCAGTCCTCACCCGGGCATGGATGAGCTTGTTGACCTGCTTCTTGACTCCCCCCGTGAAGTTCTCAAAGGTGGGGTCGGCCACATACTCGAAGGCACCGGCCTCGGTCCTGAGCAGGGCCCGGTGCCCGTCCATCTGGATGAGGGCTGTGAGATTGTAGGCCTCGGGCTCCTCGGGGACCGCGGGGGACGAGAACACGACCTTGGAGTCGTTGTAGAATGTGTACTCCGTGCCCACGACCTGCAGGCCGAGGCCAGGCCGTCAGGCCCCATCCCTACCCTGCACTTCCCAAGGGGACCACGCTGGAGCAGAGCCAACACCAGGACTGACCGTCACGGGCTGCAGAGGCCCggcctcccgccgccgccgccaggaCTGCAGGGGCTCAGCTATGACCACCATGGCGAATCTCTGCACCAGGCTGAAGCCCTGCCCCGTGACGTTGATGCTGCGGCCGCCACTAGGGACAGGGGTGGGCAGTGCCTGAGCGGGCCTGGCGTGGCGAGCCAGCTCCCCCACCCAAATTCCGGCCACGCAGTGGGCTGGCTaggggagggcagggcccagAGCCCCGACCCCTCTCTGCTCTGAGGTAGAGTGGGAGGTCAAGCTCTGAGCACAGGACCACGGGCACTGCCATCGCTTGTCAGAAGTGGGGGGGCCTGCCCACGTGGGTTTCTAGGAGGAAGCAGATCTGGGGACACAGTGGGTTCTCTGATGGACCGGCCCCATGATGTCCTCATGAGCCTGGTGGGCAGAGGACTCCTGGGGAAGTAGCGGaagggggtgggtgtggggtggggtccCCCAGCTGGCACCACTGTccccagggaggggaagaggccaCACCTGACAAAACTTCGCAGCGGTTCAAAGGCCCGCAGCACTGGGTTCTCGCGGTAGGTGAAGACAACAGCGGGGCTGGACACCCGGGAGCCGCCGTAGTAAACCTCCAGCGGCAGCTCGCCCAGCATGGGCTGGGGGCCAGTCACACACTGGAGCTGGGCCCCGAACTGCgtcctggtgggggggggggggtagccaCTGTCAACCCCAGGCCCAAACCGGGGTGGGGGTCAGCAGATCAGGCTACTTCCACTGCCCACTCCGGCCAGACTGAGGGCCAGAGAGCCCTAGCCTGCAGATGACACGCACACTTTACAAGGGACGTCATTGAGGGTCACCCGCACGTCCTCTGCAGAGCCTGTGTCCAGGTGGGTGCCGCTGATGGTCAGTGTGGTGCCCCCTGCCTGGGGCCCCTGCTTTGGCTCCACGCGGAGAGGCTGCGGCTGCTAGAAGAGCAACGGATGCACTCGGATTGGGCTGGGGCGTTGGGGACTCGGCCCACCCCAGCCCGCGTCAACACACAACCCTCCAGGTCAAAAGGCCAGGCCCCTACCTGGTAAGTGAACTTGACGTGGGCAGGCGAGTGGCCCAGCTTCCCGCTGACATTCACCACGACCCCCCCGGTGATGGGCTCCGGGGCTGCCTCGACAGCGCACACGATCCTGGACTCCCAGACAAGGCAGCACAGTCCGCAGTGGGTGTGCACATCCTGGGCACCCACGCATGTctgcctcccaccctcccccgtGCACCGGTCGCCTGCGCCCCCAGCACAGCCAGCGCTGCCAGACTGCAGGCGAGCCACTCACCGTGTGGACACGGAGTAGCGCTCCGGCTCGAAGATGCAGTTCCGGCCTGCCACACTGACCGTCTTGACATCCTCTGCTCTGACCCCCAAATTGGACCCAAGGATGGTGACCCGGATGCCGCCGCCCAGCGGGCCCGTCTCAGGATGAATCTGGAATTGGCGGAGCCCAGCTGACCCAGCCGCTAgggcggaggaggggcggggcagCGGCCAGGCCAAGGTTCTCCCCGCCGGGCAGGTGTGGGGGCTCACCCTGGTGATGACGGGCGGCGGGCACTCGGAGGTGCTGTTGCTGCACAGGCCCTCGTACACGCAGCGGCCCTgccccacacaccacacacacttgTACGCGGGGTCTGCGGCCAGGCACAGGCTGCAGTCGCTGCGGCCAAAGGAGCAGCTGTAGAGGGTAACTGCGAACGAAGTGGCCAGGTGTCAGGGGGTCACCTACTTCCTGCTCCCCGGCCACCCCCGTCACCGCCCCGCCTACCTTGGAGCTTGCTGTCGACATTCTTGCCATAGGATTTGACATACAGGTGCAAAGGCAGAGTCTCGTTGGCGTCGTGGGACAGCTGCAGGAACACGCAGGGACCCGCTGGACTCCCCGCTCCCCCCCCTGCGTCTGGACCACACAGTCCCCCCACAGCTGAGGGGCAGCAGGGGGAGGCCTCCAGGGGCAGCAAGCTGTGGCCTCAGACCGATCACGATCACTGATTGCAGGGAGGTGGGAATCACACAAACGTCCCAAGGCGCCCCAGCCCCCGTGCACCCCTACCCCGCCTGTGCCCCCAAGACCCTTCCTCGGGATCCAGCAGCGTGGCCTGCCTGCCCTGGGAGCCGCACCTTTGGGGTCCGAAAGAAGAAGGTTCCTGGCTCCTGTGTGCTCACCGGCTCCTCAAACTTGAGCACGTCACTGCCCACGTACAAAGAGGACCCCTGCAAGGTGGTGTGGTCAGGACCCCCCACAGACCTCCCAGCCCTCTGGGGGCCCACGGCCACCCACTGGGCTGACCACCGGCTGCTCCTGGATGTGCCCGTCTTGCTGAGACCCAGAGCACGTTGCTAAGACCCAGAGCACGGCCCACTCCCCCTCACCAAGCAGCGTCCCGGCCACTCAACGTGCCCAGCTTGAACCCCACTGGTCTCCTGCTCTCTATGTTCTCGAGGTCCATTTGAACGCCACCCCGTTCTGGCCTCTCTGCTGCCTTCTGGGCCCAGACACACATGGAGCACCTCCCTTGTGTGCCGGGTCCCAAGCCCAGGAAAGCTCAAAGGTGCACCAGACACCTGAACTTTGGTTTTGCAGGAAAATGCTCTGAAGGAGCCCCACGGACTCTCCACCAACCCCCACggcccctgctgggctccctgGCCGGTATCCCACAAGCCCTGCCACCTTCACTGTGTCCAGGTTCTTGCCCTGGAAGGTCACGTCCGTCTCGTGGTTCATGGGAATGACCAGTGGGCTGGGGTTCAGGAACTGAGGGCAGTTGTCCTCCTGGAGAGAAGAAAGCTGGTCAGGGGCCGCGTGGCCACAGCCAAGCAACACAGCCTCCGCACGGGGAGTACGACCCTCACCATGTGGGCGCGGACGATGCCCTCCTCGGGGTTGGGGGAGGCCTCCCGGCACTCGTGGTAGCGCAGGTCCCACTGGCAGGTCCAGCGGTTGCTTGCACACGAGATGCACCTggaggagagggtggtgaggaGCGCGGGGCCCACCGGcccccgggggagggggtggtgaagGGCGCAGGGCCCGGAGCAGGGACCAGGTGACAGGCGCACCAGGCCAGCGAGACACTCACGGCAGGTTCTCTGCCAGGCTCATGGCCTCCCGGCAGTCGTAGAAGGGATACAGGTGGGACGTGAGGAAGACGCTGCCGCGTCGGAACAGCAGCTGGATGTTCACAGCCACGTGGTCTGCGGACAGAGACCAGGGCAGCATCAGGTGGGGGCCTCAGCGCGCAGGGTGAGGctagtggggtgggggcagggcaggtgggCACGGGGCCTCTGCAGCCCAACCCTCGCCCCATCGGAGTTCCCACAGGCCCCGGGGAGATCTCTGGTCTGTGACTTGCCCGGGCTCAGCCAGGCCTGCCCATGCTCTCAGATCTCGGCTCCGGGGCCGGCTCCCAGGGCTCTGCGctcctccaccctctctctgtccctggagGCACAAAGGCTGGATCCTCAGTTGTAAAGGCCCTGCCTGCACCAGTGAGCTGCCCTCAGAGCCCCCACCATCTCAGGCCGGACAGGGCTGGGGAGGCCTAAGGGGTCTCTGCCTGGACAGCAAAGCCTAAAGCTGGGCACCCCTGTGGTGCCGAGAGCACATGGCCCCCTCTCCCACGGCTCCAGGGCCCTCCACCTCAATCGACTGAGGCAGGGGTGTCTCGGCCTCAGGCTGCACCGCTGGGACCGGAGGTGCCCACCCTGCAGCTGCATGGGGGCCTCACCGTGGCCGGGCGGCGTGTCAGGGATGGTATGTGGGGAGTTGCAGATGACGGCGTCCTCCTCCACGCGGGCCGGGTGCGCGGGAGAGTCACCAAAGAGGCACAGCAGTTCATCTTCCTCGCTCAGGGCCGGGAGAGGACGGACAGTCAGCTGCACCTGGGGAGGGGCGCGGCTCCCACGAGAACCTCTCCGCACAGGGTGCGTGTGCACGTCCTGCTCTCCAGCACTCCTGTGCGTGCACACACTAATCCCTTGGAATAGACTCCGTCGCACTGGGAGCAGGGCCCCCCAGGTCACAGGGGCCAGGGAACCCAACAAAGGAAAGGTTCCCTGTCCTCAGGCTCAGCGCCCAGAAcccaggccagagagagagaagacgccGCGGTTCTCCCCGTGGACCCAACAGCCCCAGGCCAGCAGGAGACCCACCCCTGCCCAGCACCAGGGCCATGCCCAACTGCACCACGCACCTCCCCCTGGGCCCGCCGGCTCATGTTCTGTGGCTGGGCCCCGGTGATGGCTACACAGGACTCGTCCCGGCTCCACAGCCAGTGGCCACTCTCCTCGGCCCGTGAGCACTCGGCCCTCCTGGTGCATCTAGGGGGCAAGGGGTAGCTTTAGTCATGGGCCCTGCCAGCCACACCCCCAGGCCCCCCCGGGGCAGGGCCGAGACCCCTGGAGTCCTGGACACTCACCGTCCCTCAATGACGCACCAGCCACAGTAGGGGTCCCGAGAGCTGTGACACTGTTCGCAGGTCGGGTAGCTCAGACAGTCCTGCACGGGGAACCGGAAAACCTGAGGGCAACAGGATGGTGAGTGGGACGACAGCAGCCACCAGGGCCTGGCTCTTCGGCCCGGGTCTTCCTCGGCCGCACCTTTCTGAGCTTTAAAAGCCTGATACCAATGCAAGGCTTACTGGTGAGGGTCCAGAAGCAGCTGCCCTCCAGGCTCTGGCGGGCCTGCCCTGTGGCTATCATTGGCCTAGGATAATGTGGGGTCCCAACTGTGGTCCCAGTGGACTGGGGGGCCTCGCCCATGAGCTCTGTCTGAGCTCAGAGGGCTGCACAGGCCCCTTCTGTCAGCATGGAACTGGGGCAGGGCCACAGACGAAGCGAGTCTCCGACAGAAGGCCGGCACCAGGGGGACGAGGGAACTCCTCCCGTCCCGCTCCGCACCTCTCCAGGCTTCTGACAGTGGCCTGGACCCGcgatgcccctcccccaggggctgCCGAGGCCCACCTTGTCCTGGGTCATGGTGTAGAGAAAGGCCAGATCCGGGGACAGCACCAGGTCCCGCTTGATTCTCTTGTTGATCTCTACAAGGATGGAGCCGTACTCCGCAGAGCTGCCATCTGGGGCAAGGTACACCTGCGGGGCGAGGGCAGGAGTGTGAGATGCGGGTCTTGTGTGGATGGCCCCCCAGGGAgcggcccagccccagcccaggcctcaCCTTGAGGACCCGGCCATCCGAGGTGCCCAGGAAGGCAACAGTGTGGCCGTGCTCAGCGGTCACCACCACAGCCGTCAGGTTCAGGCCACCACGGTGCAGCACGGCCGTCGCTGTGAGTCCATCTCTGCTGCCCAGCGGGTAAGGCAGGTGCTCAGAGCCACATGGGAAGCTCTCACTGGCGGCCTGTGGACCAGGGTTCAGCTCTGGGCACAGATCCCCCAGCTCTGGACGCCCCCCCCTACGAGGGCTCCCAGGATATGCAGTCCCCACACACGTCCCCAGGACCATGGGCCACAATCAGGGACACCACCCAGGTAGGCAGTGATGCACGCCTGACTCCCAGGTTCCCTGTCTTCTGGCTCAGTGCCCAGAGcccaggccagagggagagaccCCATGACCCAACAGCACCTGcctgctggcagagaggcagacaccaGGAAGAAGCAGGGCCCATGGGTGGGACCTGACACAGTGAcacgtcacacacacacacacactctctcgcCGGGCCCTCCCGAGCAGGGGAGGGGAACACACCCACGAGAGCAACAACACACAGACCCACAGGGACGCAGGTGAGCCAGGCCTCTGCGAGGAGGTGCTGAGGTCACATACCGGCCCGTGGCCACCACACTGGATTTCGCCGTGGAAGGGCTTGTAGAAGGTGTCGCGGCCCACGTCCCGGGTGCCTGTGTAGCAGGCGTTGCGGCTGGCCTCCATCTTGGCATGGACCTCGTCCAGCGGGAACAGGCAGAGGCCTGCGTGGGGTCCTCCACCGCTCCGGCCATCCCTGCTGAAGACGGCGTACAGCACCCTGCTGGCGCTCAGCCCGGCCACAGAGGCCGCCAAGCAGGTGCCGAAGGCCGGGGTCTGGGGCTCACTGGGGTCAAGGCACTCCAGGTCCATCTCCAGGTAGGAGTAATAGAAGGGGTCCTGCTTGCACATGCGAGCCAGGAGCGTGCGGTTTCGGGGTGGGTGCTTGTCCTGCTGGTTGAAGACGAAGAAAACGTAGAGACCGTCCTCAAAGGCGGCCACGAACTGCTGTGTGTTGGTGGACAGGTATCCGGCCTTGTAGGCGGCGTGGTCGGTATAGGCCTCGAAGGCCTCCCTGCCCTCGGCCCGGTCCAGCAGGCGGGTGCTCACAATGATGCCGTTGTCATGGGGTCCATTGCCTTTGCCCACGAACAGAACCCGCTCGCCACCGGGGCTCGCGGCGCTCACCAGCCCCACCGTGGCCACGCGCTCGTCGTTGCTGGCCACAAAGGACTTCTCGCCGCTGCCGTCCTCGTAGAAGAGGCGTGTGGAGATGTTGCTCAGGGCGCGCAGGGCACAGATCCCCTTGAAGAGGCTCCCGCACTCGACGAGGCGCTTCCCAGGTGGGTCGAGCAGCAGGAGCTGGTTGACGTTGTCGGTCTGAACGGCCTCGTGGCACTGGCTCGGCTCAATGGGCGGCGTGCACTTCTTGTTGTCCAGGGCCGGGCCCGTGGTGGCCTGCTGCTGCAGCTGCAGATCCGCGCTGAGCTGGTAGAGCGCGTTCACAGCTCCCACATACAGCACGCCCGACGCCTCGTCCACAACCAGGTGGTTCAGCTCCGTGTCGCTGCGGAAGACATCCAGCCTGCGGGGCCGCAGGCCCGCCCCGGTGCCCACCAGGCCCAGCAGGGTCAGGGCCCAGAGCTGCAGAGCCATCACCCCTCGCACCCTGTGGGGAGAGATAAGGGTCAGGGGAGCCCAGGCCCGGGAGAGCCACCCAGTGCAGAGGACGCGTCCCCTTGAGGGTCTCTCTAGACCTGCCTGGGAAACTAGAACAAAGGCCAGCGGGGCTCAGGGCCTCAGAGGACGCGCCAGGAGTGCCCGGccctcctctgccttcctccacTTCTGACCAGGCCCACctgcccttctcctctccaaggAGACCGACTCCCAGTCCTTCTCAAGAGGTTTGACCTGTAACCCAACCTACCGACCAGAGCCCAGCCACCGCCACTAAGCAGGACAGGTACAGGGGTGGCTGCCCCCAGCATGGCCATGATCTCACCTCCTGGGTCTCAAAGCACCTGCAGGCCCACCTCCCAGGGAACGGAGCAGCCCCTCTAGACAGTGTCTGGGCACTCACGCATGTGTCCGCCCATACCGTGAGACCCCGGGGCTCCATGAGCCCCAAGCACAAGCCCAGGCTGACAGGTCACAGGGCACGCCCCTGCCTGACAGGTGACTTTCCACAGACGGGTCAACCTCgagggagacagaggaagctGATGAACAGGAGGAACCAATGGTGTGGGCCAGCGAGGGcacatacacacttttttttttttaaggtagtctCAACACCCAACAAGCGGCTTAACTCACAGACCCGGGGTCAAGACTTGCACACTCTCCTGACACACGCATttagcccagcccagccctccctccTCCAACCTCTGGGCTCCCTCCCCAGCAGATTCCAtctgccctgcctcccctctccccaggagaCCCTCAGGTGTGGGGCCCTGGGAGGAGTTTCCAGAACCCACCAGCTCTCTGAGAGGGGAAGAGCCAGGAGACTACAGGGGCATGCTGcctgcagggctggggctgggccagcCAGTGTGCAGGGGTCCCTCTGAGAACATGTTCTGGATGTTCCCGCACATGTATCCGTGTGTATGAGGGATGAGCTGCTAAAGCCATGGTGAGACGCAGTGTCCCCAAATTCGAGGACCCAGAGCTTATGTGGTTCTCCCTCCCCGATTCAGGGACACAGGGATCTCTGGCCAACTCAGGCAGGGCCATTCTGCCTCTAGGCCTCTTCACCCTGGGGGCTATCCCAGACCTCCCAGCTTGCAGACCCTGCTCTGTCCTGGTCAGAACCCCCAGTGCCACCCTCCGCTGGCACCCCCCCAACTGCCCTCTCCAGACACGGGCATGAGCCCCCGCAGCTGTCACCCTCCCTGAGCACGCCCATCACTGGCAGGACCCTGATGGCCCTCTTGCCTCTCCCGACGCCTGAGTGGGGCAGACACGGCAGAAGGGATGGAGGGACCCACCCTAGCCTCCCAGACTCCCCAGAACAGACCGCACCGCGCTCGCGGAGGAACTGGTTCTCCCCCTGGGGCCTCCTCACACACCACCTCCCTGGACGCGCTCTTGCCTCTCTACTACCTGCCGACATCCTGCCTTGCCACGCATCCTTGTTCCTCTCTCCCAGGAAAGCAGAAAAGCATCTGCTCTGCTCCTTGGCCAGAGGAGACATTTCTCTGGAGCACTGGCTTTGGGCAAAGCTGTGTTTACTGTTATGATTCTTCCATGAGTCTTCCGTCAAGCTGATGTCCTTCTCTGCCTGGGCCACGAGGAAGCCCCTGCCCAGCGTGGCTATTCACCGTCCCCCTGGCATCCTGCCGTTCCGAGTATCCACAACCTTCCTCAAACCTCTTGAGGAAGTACAACCAAGAAGCAAGCATTGACAAAGTCCTCTCTACCGCTAGGTCACGGCAAGGCTCCAGCCCGAGCAGGACACAGTGGCTGGGGAAGATGCCCCCTCAGCAGGGCAGCCGCCGCCGCTGCGGAGAGCACCCCCCTTGTACTGGAGCGCAAAGCTCTTGCCTGGCCCCCAGCAACCACACCCATGGGTGAGCTGGAGGATGTCCAGAAGGGGACCCAGCAGGGACCTGGCAGGGAACCCCTGGCTGCCTGGGGCAGAAGGCTGGGCAGTACCAGGGTGAAACAAAGGCGGCCCAAGGCAGGGCAGTAGCAGGGAGAGCCAGGGAGACGCTTGGGGATTGAGTCCAGGACAAGAAGAGTTCACCAGCCCTTCAGGGCACCCCGCTGAATGGTGGGGGTCCCTTCTGCCCCTGTGGCTCCCACAGGGAGGAGAGAGCCATTTGGGAGGTCCCCAGGCGTGGAGCCTGACTGTCCCTAACCCTGAGACTTCGCAGAACCAAGCGCACCAGGGCCTGGCCGCTGGCTCAGGCACCCACGGTTTGGTCACTgccaccgcccctcccccgcccctcccgggGAAGGGAAGCGCCCAAGGACCCGCCCCCTCgccccatccccccgcccctgcGCCGAGCGCCGTGTAGGGGCCCAAAGTCCACTGAGTGGCGCCGGCCAGGGCGAAGGGGGTGTGGGCGTGGGCCTCCTGGCCCCTCGGCCTCGGGCCCAAGCTGGCCCTCCCCCACCCGGCCCCGCTCACCGGCTTCCCCCGTCGTCGCCGCCAAGACCCCGGCCCCTCTCGGCTCCCACCCGCCTGCTGGAGCCCGGAATGAATGGAATGTTCCCGGGGCCCAGGGAGGGAGTGCAGGCGGGCGGGGtcggggcgcgggggcggggccggagccCTGGCCACCCCTGCGGCAGTCAGACCCACGTGGACCCAAGGAGCCCAGGGCCCCTCTGCTGGTCCACCCGCTGGGCCAGGACTTGAAGACATAGCTGACCCAGTGGGGGAATTCTTGGGGCACTCCTGTTCTGAAAAAGCTTGTCCTGGACCCTCCCTCAGCCTGGTCCTCTGCCCCAGAGCCCCCCAGGGCTGGCCCACCAGTACTGGGTATGGCATCAAGGAGAGCTGGCCCAGATCCCACCAGCAGCATTAACACTGGCCCCGATGCTATGCAGCCCTCCCAGCCACCCTGTGCTGCCCACCACCCAC from Mustela lutreola isolate mMusLut2 chromosome 8, mMusLut2.pri, whole genome shotgun sequence includes these protein-coding regions:
- the PLXNB2 gene encoding plexin-B2; translation: MALQLWALTLLGLVGTGAGLRPRRLDVFRSDTELNHLVVDEASGVLYVGAVNALYQLSADLQLQQQATTGPALDNKKCTPPIEPSQCHEAVQTDNVNQLLLLDPPGKRLVECGSLFKGICALRALSNISTRLFYEDGSGEKSFVASNDERVATVGLVSAASPGGERVLFVGKGNGPHDNGIIVSTRLLDRAEGREAFEAYTDHAAYKAGYLSTNTQQFVAAFEDGLYVFFVFNQQDKHPPRNRTLLARMCKQDPFYYSYLEMDLECLDPSEPQTPAFGTCLAASVAGLSASRVLYAVFSRDGRSGGGPHAGLCLFPLDEVHAKMEASRNACYTGTRDVGRDTFYKPFHGEIQCGGHGPAASESFPCGSEHLPYPLGSRDGLTATAVLHRGGLNLTAVVVTAEHGHTVAFLGTSDGRVLKVYLAPDGSSAEYGSILVEINKRIKRDLVLSPDLAFLYTMTQDKVFRFPVQDCLSYPTCEQCHSSRDPYCGWCVIEGRCTRRAECSRAEESGHWLWSRDESCVAITGAQPQNMSRRAQGEVQLTVRPLPALSEEDELLCLFGDSPAHPARVEEDAVICNSPHTIPDTPPGHDHVAVNIQLLFRRGSVFLTSHLYPFYDCREAMSLAENLPCISCASNRWTCQWDLRYHECREASPNPEEGIVRAHMEDNCPQFLNPSPLVIPMNHETDVTFQGKNLDTVKGSSLYVGSDVLKFEEPVSTQEPGTFFFRTPKLSHDANETLPLHLYVKSYGKNVDSKLQVTLYSCSFGRSDCSLCLAADPAYKCVWCVGQGRCVYEGLCSNSTSECPPPVITRIHPETGPLGGGIRVTILGSNLGVRAEDVKTVSVAGRNCIFEPERYSVSTRIVCAVEAAPEPITGGVVVNVSGKLGHSPAHVKFTYQQPQPLRVEPKQGPQAGGTTLTISGTHLDTGSAEDVRVTLNDVPCKVTQFGAQLQCVTGPQPMLGELPLEVYYGGSRVSSPAVVFTYRENPVLRAFEPLRSFVSGGRSINVTGQGFSLVQRFAMVVIAEPLQSWRRRREAGPLQPVTVVGTEYTFYNDSKVVFSSPAVPEEPEAYNLTALIQMDGHRALLRTEAGAFEYVADPTFENFTGGVKKQVNKLIHARGTNLNKAMTLHEAEAFVGAERCIMKTLTETDLYCEPPEVQPPPKRRQKRDTTHNLPEFIVKFGSREWVLGRVEYDTRVSDVPLSLILPLVIVPMVAVIAVSVYCYWRKSQQAEREYEKIKSQLEGLEESVRDRCKKEFTDLMIEMEDQTNDVHEAGIPVLDYKTYTDRVFFLPSKDGDKDVMITGRLDIPESRRPVVEQALYQFSNLLNSKSFLVTFIHTLESQREFSARAKVYFASLLTVALHGKLEYYTDIMRTLFLELMEQYVVAKNPKLMLRRSETVVERMLSNWMSICLYQYLKDSAGEPLYKLFKAIKHQVEKGPVDAVQKKAKYTLNDTGLLGDDVEYAPLTVSVIVQDEGADAVPVKVLNCDTISQVKEKIIDQVYRARPCSRWPRADSVVLEWRPGSTAQILSDLDLTSQREGRWKRINTLMHYNVRDGATLILSTVGVSQQPEDSQPDLPGERHALLEEENRVWHLVRPTEEVEEGRSKRGSVKEKERTKAITEIYLTRLLSVKGTLQQFVDNFFQSVLAPGLAVPPAVKYFFDFLDEQAERHDIKDEDTVHIWKTNSLPLRFWVNVLKNPHFVFDVHVHEVVDASLSVIAQTFMDACTRTEHKLSRDSPSNKLLYAKEISTYKKMVEDYYKGIRQMVQVSDQDMNTYLAEISRAHTDSLNTLVALHQLYQYTQKYYDEIINALEEDPAAQKMQLAFRLQQIAAALENKVTDL